A window from Peromyscus eremicus chromosome 1, PerEre_H2_v1, whole genome shotgun sequence encodes these proteins:
- the Psd gene encoding PH and SEC7 domain-containing protein 1 isoform X2: MAQGAMRFCSEGDCAISPPRCPRRWLPEGPVPQSPPASMYGSTGSLIRRVAGPGPRGRDLGRVTAPCTPLRGPPSPRMAPSRWGPSSPTGQPPPGAQSSVVIFRFVEKASVRPLNGLPASGGLSRSWDLGGVSPPRPAPALGPGCNRKLRLEASTSDPLPAGGGSALPGSRDPSRGPLVPPQIGADGLYSSLPNGLGGTPEHLAMHIRGPADTGFLHQGDTWSSTREVSSHAQRIARAKWEFFYGSLDAPSSGAKPPEQALPSREVGSKQGSGVAVGRAAKYSETDLDTVPLRCYRETDIDEVLLAEREEADSAIESQPSSEGPAGTARPPASRPSPCPGPPSSLGSGNEDEEAAGEEDVDDEVFEASEGARPGDHMLLSGPLKSPVPFLPGTSPSADGPDSFSCVFEAILESHRAKGTSYSSLVSLEALASPGPTKSPFFTFEMPPQPPAPRPDPPAPAPLAPLEPDSGTSSAADGPWTQRQEAEESDAGAKVVPRRERPSPSRSEDSLGLGAAPLGCEPPLSQLVSDSDSELDSTERLALGSTDTLSNGQKADLEAAQRLAKRLYRLDGFRKADVARHLGKNNDFSKLVAGEYLKFFVFTGMTLDQALRVFLKELALMGETQERERVLAHFSQRYFQCNPEALSSEDGAHTLTCALMLLNTDLHGHNIGKRMTCGDFIGNLEGLNDGGDFPRELLKALYSSIKNEKLQWAIDEEELRRSLSELADPNPKVIKRVSGGSGSSPFLDLTPEPGAAVYKHGALVRKVHADPDCRKTPRGKRGWKSFHGILKGMILYLQKEEYQPGKALSEAELKNAISIHHALATRASDYSKRPHVFYLRTADWRVFLFQAPSLEQMQSWITRINVVAAMFSAPPFPAAVSSQKKFSRPLLPSAATRLSQEEQVRTHEAKMKAMASELREHRAAHLGKKARGKEADEQRQKEAYLEFEKSRYGTYAALLRVKMKAASEELDAIEAALAQAGSTEDGCPPPHSSPSLQPNPTSQTRAQRPGSEARAGAGSTRPKP, from the exons ATGGCCCAGGGTGCCATGCGCTTCTGCTCAGAAGGagactgtgccatctccccaccACGATGCCCCCGTCGCTGGCTCCCCGAAGGCCCAGTGCCCCAAAGTCCCCCAGCCAGCATGTATGGCAGCACAGGATCCCTAATACGACGCGTGGCGGGTCCAGGTCCTCGAGGCCGGGATCTGGGACGTGTGACAGCACCTTGTACCCCTCTGCGAGGCCCCCCATCACCCCGTATGGCTCCCTCACGCTGGGGACCCTCTTCACCCACTGGGCAGCCCCCACCAGGGGCACAGAGTTCTGTGGTCATCTTCCGTTTTGTGGAGAAGGCCAGTGTGAGGCCATTGAATGGCCTACCTGCTTCTGGAGGCCTGAGTCGGAGCTGGGACCTGGGTGGGGTTTCTCCTCCCAGGCCCGCCCCAGCCCTTGGACCTGGCTGCAACCGGAAGTTGCGGCTAGAGGCATCCACATCAGACCCACTGCCAGCTGGAGGAGGCTCTGCTCTTCCTGGTAGCCGGGACCCCTCACGTGGGCCATTGGTACCACCCCAGATTGGGGCAGATGGTCTTTACTCCTCCCTCCCCAATGGGCTGGGGGGGACCCCTGAGCACCTGGCCATGCATATCCGAGGACCTGCAGACACTGGATTCCTACACCAG GGGGACACCTGGTCCTCCACCCGGGAAGTCTCCTCTCATGCTCAGAGAATCGCTCGAGCCAAATGGGAATTCTTCTATGGCTCCTTGGACGCCCCCAGCTCAG GTGCTAAGCCCCCAGAGCAAGCCCTCCCATCCCGTGAGGTGGGTTCCAAGCAAGGCTCTGGGGTGGCTGTGGGGCGAGCAGCCAAGTACTCTGAGACGGACCTGGACACGGTGCCCCTGAGGTGCTACCGCGAGACTGACATCGATGAGGTGCTGCTGGCTGAGCGGGAGGAGGCCGACTCCGCCATCGAGAGTCAGCCCAGCTCTGAGGGCCCTGCTGGCACTGCCCGGCCACCTGCCTCACGACCCAGCCCATGCCCTGGCCCTCCTTCCAGCTTGGGCAGTGGCAATGAGGATGAGGAGGCTGCTGGTGAAGAGGATGTGGATGATGAGGTGTTCGAGGCCTCCGAGGGGGCCCG ACCAGGGGACcacatgctgctctctgggcCTCTCAAGTCACCAGTTCCCTTCCTACCTGGGACCAGCCCCTCAGCGGATGGGCCTGACTCTTTCAGTTGTGTGTTTGAAGCTATCCTGGAGTCACACCGGGCCAAGGGCACCTCCTATAGCAGCCTTGTCTCCCTGGAGGCCTTGGCCTCACCTGGCCCAACCAAGAGCCCCTTCTTCACCTTTGAGatgcctccccagcccccagctccccgGCCTGACCCACCCGCCCCTGCCCCACTTGCCCCACTTGAACCGGATTCGGGTACCAGCTCTGCTGCTGACGGTCCTTGGACCCAGAGACAGGAGGCGGAAGAGTCAGATGCTGGGGCCAAGGTGGTCCCAAGGAGGGAGCGTCCTAGTCCCTCCCGTTCTGAGGATAGCCTTGGGCTGGGGGCagcacccctgggctg TGAACCACCCCTAAGCCAGTTGGTGTCCGACTCAGACTCGGAGCTGGACAGCACTGAGCGGCTGGCCCTGGGAAGCACAGATACCTTGTCCAATGGACAGAAAGCGGACCTGGAGGCTGCACAGCGCCTGGCCAAGAGGCTGTACCGACTGGATGGCTTCAGGAAGGCTGATGTGGCCCGGCATCTGGGCAAGAA CAATGACTTCAGCAAACTGGTGGCTGGCGAGTATCTCAAATTTTTTGTCTTCACGGGCATGACTCTGGATCAAGCTCTCAG GGTGTTTCTTAAGGAGCTGGCCTTAATGGGTGAGACCCAGGAGCGGGAGCGTGTACTGGCCCACTTCTCCCAGAGATACTTCCAATGCAATCCTGAAGCCCTGTCCTCAGAGG ACGGTGCTCACACGCTGACCTGTGCCCTCATGCTCCTCAACACAGATCTCCACGGCCAC AACATTGGGAAGCGCATGACCTGTGGGGACTTCATCGGAAACCTGGAGGGCCTCAATGACGGTGGCGATTTCCCCAGGGAGCTGCTCaag GCCTTGTACAGCTccatcaaaaatgaaaaattgcaGTGGGCCAT AGACGAGGAGGAGCTGAGACGATCTCTGTCTGAGTTGGCCGACCCTAACCCCAAGGTCATCAAGCGGGTCAGCGGGGGCAGTGGCAGCAGCCCTTTCCTGGACCTGACTCCCGAGCCTGGGGCTGCTGTCTACAAGCACGGGGCCCTGGTTCGAAAGGTGCACGCGGACCCAGACTGCAGAAAGA CACCTCGTGGCAAGCGGGGCTGGAAGAGCTTCCACGGGATCCTCAAGGGCATGATCCTCTACCTGCAGAAG GAGGAGTACCAGCCTGGGAAGGCTCTTTCTGAGGCAGAGCTGAAGAATGCCATCAGCATCCACCATGCCCTGGCCACCCGAGCCAGCGATTACAGCAAGAGGCCACACGTCTTCTACCTGCGCACAGCTGACTGGCGGGTCTTCCTCTTCCAGGCCCC GAGCCTGGAGCAAATGCAGTCCTGGATCACTCGCATCAATGTGGTGGCTGCCATGTTCTCTGCACCCCCCTTCCCAGCTGCTGTTAGTTCCCAGAAGAAATTCAGCCgtcctctgctgcccagtgccgCCACCCGCCTCTCCCAG GAGGAGCAGGTGAGGACCCATGAGGCCAAGATGAAGGCCATGGCGAGCGAGCTGCGGGAGCACCGGGCTGCGCATCTGGGGAAGAAGGCCCGAGGCAAGGAGGCTGATGAGCAGCGGCAGAAGGAGGCCTACCTGGAGTTTGAG AAATCCCGCTATGGGACCTATGCAGCGCTGCTTCGAGTCAAGATGAAGGCAGCCAGCGAGGAGCTGGATGCCATAGAAGCGGCACTGGCCCAGGCTGGGAGCACGGAGGATGGATGCCCTCCACCTCACTCCAGTCCTTCCCTGCAGCCCAACCCCACCAGCCAGACCCGGGCTCAGCGTCCTGGCTCAGAAGCCCGGGCTGGGGCAGGCAGTACCAGGCCAAAGCCCTGA
- the Psd gene encoding PH and SEC7 domain-containing protein 1 isoform X1, with amino-acid sequence MGRRVHQGRVLREAGNERSRSEPPLSQLVSDSDSELDSTERLALGSTDTLSNGQKADLEAAQRLAKRLYRLDGFRKADVARHLGKNNDFSKLVAGEYLKFFVFTGMTLDQALRVFLKELALMGETQERERVLAHFSQRYFQCNPEALSSEDGAHTLTCALMLLNTDLHGHNIGKRMTCGDFIGNLEGLNDGGDFPRELLKALYSSIKNEKLQWAIDEEELRRSLSELADPNPKVIKRVSGGSGSSPFLDLTPEPGAAVYKHGALVRKVHADPDCRKTPRGKRGWKSFHGILKGMILYLQKEEYQPGKALSEAELKNAISIHHALATRASDYSKRPHVFYLRTADWRVFLFQAPSLEQMQSWITRINVVAAMFSAPPFPAAVSSQKKFSRPLLPSAATRLSQEEQVRTHEAKMKAMASELREHRAAHLGKKARGKEADEQRQKEAYLEFEKSRYGTYAALLRVKMKAASEELDAIEAALAQAGSTEDGCPPPHSSPSLQPNPTSQTRAQRPGSEARAGAGSTRPKP; translated from the exons ATGGGTAGAAGGGTGCACCAAGGAAGAGTCCTCAGAGAGGCGGGAAATGAAAGGAGCAGGAG TGAACCACCCCTAAGCCAGTTGGTGTCCGACTCAGACTCGGAGCTGGACAGCACTGAGCGGCTGGCCCTGGGAAGCACAGATACCTTGTCCAATGGACAGAAAGCGGACCTGGAGGCTGCACAGCGCCTGGCCAAGAGGCTGTACCGACTGGATGGCTTCAGGAAGGCTGATGTGGCCCGGCATCTGGGCAAGAA CAATGACTTCAGCAAACTGGTGGCTGGCGAGTATCTCAAATTTTTTGTCTTCACGGGCATGACTCTGGATCAAGCTCTCAG GGTGTTTCTTAAGGAGCTGGCCTTAATGGGTGAGACCCAGGAGCGGGAGCGTGTACTGGCCCACTTCTCCCAGAGATACTTCCAATGCAATCCTGAAGCCCTGTCCTCAGAGG ACGGTGCTCACACGCTGACCTGTGCCCTCATGCTCCTCAACACAGATCTCCACGGCCAC AACATTGGGAAGCGCATGACCTGTGGGGACTTCATCGGAAACCTGGAGGGCCTCAATGACGGTGGCGATTTCCCCAGGGAGCTGCTCaag GCCTTGTACAGCTccatcaaaaatgaaaaattgcaGTGGGCCAT AGACGAGGAGGAGCTGAGACGATCTCTGTCTGAGTTGGCCGACCCTAACCCCAAGGTCATCAAGCGGGTCAGCGGGGGCAGTGGCAGCAGCCCTTTCCTGGACCTGACTCCCGAGCCTGGGGCTGCTGTCTACAAGCACGGGGCCCTGGTTCGAAAGGTGCACGCGGACCCAGACTGCAGAAAGA CACCTCGTGGCAAGCGGGGCTGGAAGAGCTTCCACGGGATCCTCAAGGGCATGATCCTCTACCTGCAGAAG GAGGAGTACCAGCCTGGGAAGGCTCTTTCTGAGGCAGAGCTGAAGAATGCCATCAGCATCCACCATGCCCTGGCCACCCGAGCCAGCGATTACAGCAAGAGGCCACACGTCTTCTACCTGCGCACAGCTGACTGGCGGGTCTTCCTCTTCCAGGCCCC GAGCCTGGAGCAAATGCAGTCCTGGATCACTCGCATCAATGTGGTGGCTGCCATGTTCTCTGCACCCCCCTTCCCAGCTGCTGTTAGTTCCCAGAAGAAATTCAGCCgtcctctgctgcccagtgccgCCACCCGCCTCTCCCAG GAGGAGCAGGTGAGGACCCATGAGGCCAAGATGAAGGCCATGGCGAGCGAGCTGCGGGAGCACCGGGCTGCGCATCTGGGGAAGAAGGCCCGAGGCAAGGAGGCTGATGAGCAGCGGCAGAAGGAGGCCTACCTGGAGTTTGAG AAATCCCGCTATGGGACCTATGCAGCGCTGCTTCGAGTCAAGATGAAGGCAGCCAGCGAGGAGCTGGATGCCATAGAAGCGGCACTGGCCCAGGCTGGGAGCACGGAGGATGGATGCCCTCCACCTCACTCCAGTCCTTCCCTGCAGCCCAACCCCACCAGCCAGACCCGGGCTCAGCGTCCTGGCTCAGAAGCCCGGGCTGGGGCAGGCAGTACCAGGCCAAAGCCCTGA